In Leptolyngbya sp. SIO1E4, one DNA window encodes the following:
- a CDS encoding serine/threonine protein kinase — MGGQVLGDRYEVERQLGKKSGRWTLQARDLKTQSSVILKLLFLDDSLTATDLKLFKREVEALKLLQHPATPHYQGYFEMELPSQDRAMALVQSYIQGVSLKNYLAESRKFSQQEVIEIARQALGILDSLHTHSPSIIHRDIRPSNILLQPGLPVNSAKIYLVDFGTVKSLTSGTTAFTVVGTDGYLPPEQAGGRVLAVSDLYSLGATLAESLTGIPPNQMQTRGLRIQFEEYVELTPDFAQWLKGLLSPSLDHRWESAAQALAALEALG, encoded by the coding sequence ATGGGCGGCCAGGTTTTAGGCGATCGCTATGAAGTAGAGCGCCAATTAGGGAAAAAATCCGGTCGTTGGACGTTACAAGCGCGTGACCTGAAGACGCAGTCATCCGTTATCCTCAAGCTGCTGTTTCTTGATGACAGCCTCACAGCGACGGATTTGAAACTCTTTAAGCGAGAGGTAGAAGCCCTAAAACTTCTGCAGCACCCTGCCACGCCTCACTATCAGGGCTATTTTGAAATGGAGTTGCCCAGCCAAGATCGGGCTATGGCTTTAGTGCAAAGCTATATTCAAGGCGTTTCACTGAAAAATTACCTCGCGGAGTCGCGAAAATTTAGCCAGCAGGAAGTGATCGAGATTGCCCGTCAGGCCCTCGGCATTCTAGACAGCCTCCACACCCATTCACCCTCCATCATTCATCGCGACATTCGCCCCAGCAATATTTTGTTGCAACCTGGATTACCCGTTAACTCTGCCAAAATCTACTTGGTCGATTTTGGCACTGTGAAGTCTCTCACCTCTGGCACAACGGCATTTACCGTGGTTGGCACAGATGGATATTTACCGCCAGAGCAGGCAGGGGGGCGAGTATTAGCCGTTTCAGACCTCTATAGCTTAGGGGCCACCCTCGCAGAAAGTCTCACCGGTATTCCCCCCAATCAGATGCAAACACGAGGGCTACGCATCCAGTTTGAAGAGTATGTCGAGCTCACGCCTGACTTCGCCCAGTGGCTCAAAGGCTTACTCTCCCCTAGCCTCGATCATCGTTGGGAATCAGCAGCACAGGCCCTGGCAGCGCTAGAAGCCTTGGGATGA
- a CDS encoding cupin, producing MDNRNWLVTDNGMLQTFGQVDNEAPPQTYRLYRFLTELEDLLAAVKDDQERLQAIAPLVRKLLISSYWLQMEFKEPNPKTGWAVHFLYREYEFPLTVQMVTWQPGTNSTIHNHATWGLVAMIGGQEKNHLWRRTPTEEAPHKLESAGEVILSPGDIITFTPGAIHQVEPIGDEPTISFNLYGVTDYKSRYVFNPEEATAKLF from the coding sequence ATGGACAACCGCAACTGGCTTGTAACAGACAACGGCATGCTCCAAACCTTTGGCCAGGTTGATAATGAAGCGCCCCCCCAAACCTATCGCCTCTACCGCTTCCTGACGGAGCTGGAAGATCTTTTGGCCGCAGTTAAGGATGATCAAGAACGGCTGCAGGCGATCGCGCCCCTGGTCCGTAAACTGCTCATCAGTTCATACTGGCTGCAGATGGAGTTTAAGGAACCTAACCCGAAAACAGGCTGGGCGGTACATTTCCTTTACCGGGAGTATGAATTTCCTCTAACGGTGCAGATGGTTACCTGGCAACCAGGCACCAACTCAACCATTCATAATCACGCCACTTGGGGCCTAGTTGCCATGATCGGAGGGCAAGAAAAAAACCATCTTTGGCGTAGAACCCCCACCGAGGAGGCACCTCACAAACTGGAATCCGCAGGGGAGGTTATTTTGTCGCCAGGAGACATTATCACCTTTACCCCAGGTGCCATTCACCAGGTTGAGCCGATTGGAGACGAGCCTACCATTTCCTTCAACCTCTACGGTGTAACGGACTATAAGAGTCGCTATGTGTTTAATCCTGAGGAGGCGACGGCTAAGTTGTTTTGA
- a CDS encoding SUMF1/EgtB/PvdO family nonheme iron enzyme, protein MSRGIGGIAGLGLLLVSACSANSTGAPMTRDRCEAQPGFAFIPAGEFIAGSDLAERDYGYEISAAAIGRTPADIAQAEQRLRDRRWFEFEASRQTQTLAAFCVQTNLVTQQDYAEFVRATGHRSPGISEAEYQAQGFLVHPYEDVIPYLWTDRSFPADKAGHPVVLVSYEDALAYAEWQGQQAGVTYRLPTAAEWEKAARSTDGRYFPWGNDWQADATHWGQSDPFGTSAIARYPLSRSPYGVEDMAGNVFEFTSTLRERQGTPVAVMKGCSWDDLPGFCRAAYKHTRPTESRHILFGFRLVLAPD, encoded by the coding sequence ATGAGCAGAGGAATTGGAGGCATCGCTGGACTAGGGCTACTTTTAGTTTCAGCCTGTAGTGCTAACTCAACGGGTGCTCCAATGACGCGCGATCGCTGTGAAGCGCAGCCAGGGTTTGCGTTTATCCCCGCTGGGGAATTCATTGCGGGTAGCGACCTCGCAGAGCGAGACTATGGCTATGAAATTTCGGCAGCGGCGATCGGTCGTACCCCAGCAGACATTGCCCAGGCAGAACAGCGCTTGCGAGATCGCCGCTGGTTTGAGTTTGAAGCGTCTCGTCAGACTCAAACGCTAGCGGCCTTTTGTGTGCAAACAAATCTTGTGACCCAGCAAGATTATGCCGAGTTTGTCAGGGCTACCGGTCACCGCTCCCCAGGCATTTCTGAAGCAGAATACCAGGCCCAAGGGTTTCTTGTGCACCCCTATGAGGACGTCATCCCCTACCTGTGGACCGACCGTTCTTTTCCAGCGGATAAAGCAGGGCATCCGGTGGTGCTGGTGTCCTATGAAGATGCCCTGGCCTATGCCGAGTGGCAAGGGCAGCAAGCAGGGGTAACCTACCGACTGCCCACAGCAGCAGAATGGGAAAAGGCTGCTCGGAGCACCGACGGGCGCTATTTCCCTTGGGGAAATGATTGGCAGGCAGATGCGACCCACTGGGGGCAATCAGACCCCTTTGGCACCAGTGCGATCGCCCGCTATCCCCTCAGTCGCAGCCCTTATGGGGTAGAAGACATGGCAGGCAACGTTTTCGAATTTACCTCTACCCTGCGAGAACGACAGGGCACCCCCGTTGCGGTCATGAAAGGCTGCTCTTGGGATGATCTGCCTGGCTTTTGCCGAGCCGCCTATAAACATACCCGTCCGACTGAATCCCGCCATATTCTATTCGGGTTCCGTCTTGTCCTGGCCCCAGACTAA
- a CDS encoding glycerol-3-phosphate acyltransferase — translation MTLAQVWGALLIFTICPLLGALPLTRWIVRLVADQNLATLGTGNVGVSAAFYHGGKIAGVLCVLAEAGKGIGAVLLARYYFPTDPVWEVVALVALVMGRYWGAKGAGTTNVTWGFIVHDPITSGLTFLISFLGFTLFREKRQGRLLVLVLLPILTALRHQDGMRILAVACLSGLIAWIYQKMPDDLEMPTSGARVESQRMFKFFRGDRALLPLSKVLPAEKAGGKGATLSQLTAWGYPVPRGYVLPAGDDPAMLIAITEPSPTQPIVVRSSAIAEDTLEASAAGQYTSILNITTQDALATAIARCFSSYNNPGAVQYRQDRGLPDQGMAVLVQQQVKGEYSGVAFSRDPITRAGDAVVIEALPGAASQVVSGQHTPESYRVIVQADDLPDDLSEPDSWKIPDALTLTVEGSTAGTGEVPTRLLEQVAFLARHLEKRSQGMPQDIEWSVEGDRLWLLQSRPITTLYPLWTRKIAAEVIPGLIRPLTWSINRPLTCGVWGDIFTVVLGSRAQGLDFEETATLHHSRAYFNASLLGDIFLRMGLPPESLEFLTRGAKFSKPPLSATVRNLPGLLRLVQREWRLVEDFEGDRATHFDPLLQALQATPAKTLDPNALLSRIEQVLLALQRATYYSILAPLSLAIRQAIFKVPNTALDASQNPEVASLNALKQLAEHTRTSLSPTDLDSISSTPDLFAKLAEAAAGKAILTQFNQFLERYGYLSEVGTDIAVPTWQEAPHIVQELFTQLVLSPLPESPPPDTNQPPPKKQTMIQRRLNLKGQVTEVYSRLLAELRGCFVALETQGIAAGWLQAEGDIFFLEYEEVRSHLAGNPHQLPGSWADVIAARRHRYEQDKTLDPIPYLVYGNEPPNLARYRPSTRPGVQNLKGIAASPGQVEGTVKVLTNLQGVQDVSTRTILVVPYTDAGWAPLLARAGGLIAEVGGQLSHGAIVAREYGIPAVMDVADATQRLQDGQQVRLDGALGTVEIL, via the coding sequence CTGACATTGGCCCAAGTTTGGGGCGCACTACTGATTTTTACTATCTGTCCGCTGTTAGGGGCGCTACCCCTGACCCGGTGGATTGTGCGGCTCGTGGCTGATCAGAATCTAGCAACGCTGGGGACAGGCAACGTAGGGGTCTCAGCGGCGTTTTACCATGGGGGGAAAATCGCAGGTGTTCTCTGTGTCTTAGCAGAAGCTGGTAAGGGAATTGGGGCGGTTTTGCTAGCTCGGTATTACTTTCCTACGGATCCAGTGTGGGAAGTAGTGGCCTTGGTGGCCCTGGTCATGGGACGCTACTGGGGCGCGAAGGGAGCCGGCACGACCAATGTTACTTGGGGCTTTATCGTCCATGATCCGATTACTTCTGGATTAACCTTTCTGATTAGTTTTCTAGGGTTTACCCTCTTTCGAGAGAAGCGCCAGGGTCGATTGTTAGTACTGGTGTTGCTGCCAATACTCACAGCGCTGCGCCACCAAGATGGAATGCGCATTCTGGCAGTTGCCTGCCTCAGCGGTCTCATTGCATGGATTTATCAAAAAATGCCGGACGATCTGGAGATGCCGACGTCAGGCGCACGGGTTGAATCTCAGCGTATGTTTAAATTTTTTCGGGGCGATCGCGCACTGCTGCCTTTATCAAAAGTCCTGCCGGCAGAAAAAGCCGGGGGCAAAGGGGCAACCCTCTCTCAGCTAACGGCTTGGGGCTATCCGGTGCCTCGGGGCTACGTCCTGCCTGCGGGGGATGATCCGGCAATGCTGATTGCCATCACCGAACCTTCCCCGACGCAGCCGATAGTGGTGAGATCGTCTGCAATCGCAGAAGATACCCTTGAGGCTTCAGCCGCTGGGCAATACACCTCTATTCTCAACATCACCACCCAGGACGCACTGGCAACGGCAATTGCCCGCTGTTTCAGCTCTTACAACAATCCGGGGGCAGTACAGTATCGTCAAGATCGCGGCTTGCCAGACCAGGGGATGGCGGTACTGGTGCAGCAGCAGGTAAAGGGGGAGTATTCTGGGGTCGCTTTTAGCCGAGACCCCATTACCCGTGCGGGCGATGCAGTGGTAATTGAAGCGCTGCCAGGTGCTGCTAGTCAGGTGGTGTCAGGCCAGCACACCCCCGAGAGCTATCGGGTCATTGTGCAGGCAGACGACCTTCCCGATGACCTGAGTGAGCCGGATAGCTGGAAAATTCCGGATGCTCTGACGCTCACAGTAGAGGGCTCTACGGCGGGCACCGGTGAAGTCCCCACCCGCTTGCTGGAACAGGTCGCCTTCCTCGCTCGCCATTTGGAAAAGCGTTCCCAAGGCATGCCCCAGGATATTGAGTGGAGCGTTGAGGGCGATCGCCTCTGGCTGCTACAAAGTCGCCCGATTACGACCCTCTATCCCCTTTGGACACGCAAGATTGCAGCAGAGGTGATTCCAGGACTGATTCGGCCGCTGACCTGGTCCATTAACCGACCCCTCACCTGCGGCGTCTGGGGTGACATTTTTACCGTGGTGCTGGGTTCGAGAGCCCAAGGGCTAGACTTTGAAGAAACTGCCACCCTGCACCATTCACGGGCTTACTTTAATGCCTCGCTTTTAGGAGACATCTTTCTGCGCATGGGGCTACCCCCCGAAAGTCTGGAGTTCTTGACGCGTGGAGCTAAATTTAGCAAGCCACCCCTGAGTGCGACTGTGCGTAACCTTCCTGGTCTTTTACGATTAGTGCAACGGGAATGGCGACTGGTGGAGGATTTTGAAGGCGATCGCGCAACTCATTTTGATCCCCTGCTGCAAGCGCTACAGGCAACCCCTGCCAAAACCCTGGATCCCAATGCCCTACTCAGCAGAATTGAGCAAGTTTTGCTCGCCCTACAGCGGGCCACCTATTACAGCATCCTGGCTCCCCTGAGTTTGGCCATCCGCCAGGCAATTTTCAAAGTGCCCAATACGGCTTTAGATGCCAGCCAAAACCCTGAGGTCGCTTCGCTTAATGCGCTCAAGCAGCTTGCTGAGCATACTCGTACATCGCTGTCTCCAACCGACCTTGACTCTATCTCCTCAACCCCTGACCTCTTTGCAAAACTGGCAGAAGCGGCAGCTGGCAAGGCAATCCTCACCCAGTTCAACCAATTCTTGGAGCGCTACGGCTACCTGAGTGAAGTGGGCACGGACATCGCTGTCCCCACCTGGCAAGAAGCGCCTCACATCGTTCAAGAACTGTTTACCCAATTGGTGCTGTCACCGCTCCCTGAAAGCCCCCCGCCAGACACCAACCAACCGCCTCCCAAGAAACAGACCATGATCCAGCGGCGCCTTAACCTTAAGGGCCAAGTGACCGAGGTCTACAGCCGTCTGTTAGCGGAACTGCGGGGGTGTTTTGTGGCCCTGGAAACCCAGGGCATCGCAGCGGGGTGGTTGCAAGCAGAGGGCGATATTTTCTTTCTGGAATATGAGGAGGTGCGATCGCACCTGGCAGGTAATCCTCATCAGCTGCCAGGCAGCTGGGCTGACGTGATTGCTGCTCGCCGCCACCGCTACGAACAAGACAAAACCCTTGATCCAATTCCTTATTTGGTCTATGGCAATGAACCGCCAAACCTGGCCCGCTACAGACCTTCTACCCGTCCGGGCGTACAAAACTTGAAGGGGATTGCGGCCAGCCCCGGACAGGTCGAAGGAACCGTAAAAGTATTGACGAATCTGCAGGGCGTTCAGGATGTTAGCACCCGCACTATTCTGGTGGTGCCTTATACCGATGCCGGGTGGGCTCCCCTACTCGCCCGGGCAGGAGGGCTGATTGCAGAAGTGGGCGGCCAGTTATCCCACGGGGCGATTGTGGCACGAGAATATGGCATCCCTGCTGTCATGGACGTTGCAGACGCAACCCAACGACTTCAGGACGGGCAGCAGGTGCGATTAGATGGAGCCTTGGGCACAGTAGAAATTCTGTGA
- a CDS encoding Npun_R1517 family heterocyst differentiation transcriptional regulator, with amino-acid sequence MTYCSSNTNKAIQPPSQQVGVYECEVTLKFRLLEENLTRCDREQLLQLVVDAFAYGSDEYLETLHTEVAIQEVSALNASPEMRRQLIRLRNASA; translated from the coding sequence ATGACTTACTGTTCTTCAAATACGAATAAGGCGATCCAGCCTCCTTCTCAACAGGTCGGGGTTTATGAGTGTGAAGTCACACTCAAATTTCGATTACTGGAAGAGAATCTGACCCGGTGCGATCGCGAGCAGCTTCTGCAACTTGTAGTGGACGCTTTCGCTTACGGCAGCGATGAGTATTTAGAAACGCTTCATACCGAGGTGGCCATTCAAGAAGTATCTGCTTTGAATGCCTCACCCGAAATGAGACGTCAGCTTATCCGGCTGCGCAATGCAAGCGCGTAG
- a CDS encoding ATP-binding cassette domain-containing protein, whose protein sequence is MHPPLLTLEQVSLKAPIGQNLILDSISLKIEPGEFVALLGSSGAGKSSLLKLMNRLKSASSGAIHLRGKAIETLPVIELRQQVMLVSQACRLLGMTVTEALHYPLKLQAIAKTQRTDRVVAWLEQLHFPKEWLDRTELELSGGQQQLVAIARALVAEPAVLLLDEPTSAQDLGTATRILSVIQTQVKDRGLSVIMSNHQLDLAQMFCDRVLYLESGRLVKAQPADEVDWQALRQTLLTADERNLEEWGDDDA, encoded by the coding sequence TTGCACCCTCCTCTTTTAACGCTGGAGCAAGTTAGCCTCAAGGCCCCTATTGGCCAAAATCTGATTCTGGATTCAATTTCCTTAAAGATTGAACCAGGAGAATTTGTGGCGTTATTAGGCTCTTCTGGTGCAGGCAAATCTTCTTTGCTTAAACTCATGAATCGCCTCAAAAGTGCCTCGTCTGGGGCGATCCATCTTCGAGGAAAGGCCATTGAAACACTGCCGGTGATTGAGCTACGGCAGCAGGTGATGTTAGTGAGCCAAGCCTGCCGTTTGCTCGGTATGACAGTTACAGAAGCCCTCCACTATCCTCTCAAGCTGCAAGCGATCGCGAAAACGCAGCGTACTGATCGAGTGGTGGCGTGGTTAGAACAGCTGCACTTTCCTAAGGAATGGTTAGACCGGACTGAACTAGAACTCTCTGGTGGGCAGCAACAGCTTGTTGCGATCGCCCGGGCACTGGTTGCCGAACCCGCAGTCTTGCTCTTAGATGAACCAACCTCAGCCCAGGATCTGGGTACAGCGACCCGAATTTTATCGGTGATTCAGACCCAGGTCAAAGATCGGGGTTTATCGGTCATTATGAGCAACCATCAACTCGACCTGGCGCAAATGTTTTGTGATCGCGTTCTCTATTTAGAATCCGGTCGCCTTGTCAAGGCACAGCCTGCCGATGAAGTTGATTGGCAAGCCTTACGCCAGACACTGTTGACTGCAGATGAGCGAAACCTAGAAGAATGGGGAGATGATGATGCCTGA
- a CDS encoding cupin domain-containing protein, protein MAEKQEVTESKNSLPLPSNASPAPKGVAATELRPWGSFTVLEEGKGYKIKRIEVKPGHRLSLQMHHHRSEHWIVVSGTAKVTCGDKETLLTTNQSTYVPPCTSHRLENSGVIPMVLIEVQNGEYLGEDDIVRFQDDYSRTNKG, encoded by the coding sequence CTGGCTGAAAAGCAAGAAGTGACTGAATCTAAGAACAGCTTGCCTTTACCCTCTAACGCATCGCCTGCGCCTAAAGGCGTGGCCGCCACTGAATTGCGCCCTTGGGGGTCATTTACTGTCTTGGAAGAGGGAAAGGGCTACAAAATTAAGCGTATCGAAGTCAAGCCCGGACATCGATTGAGCTTACAGATGCATCACCACCGGAGTGAGCACTGGATTGTTGTGTCCGGTACTGCAAAGGTGACCTGTGGAGATAAGGAAACTCTGCTAACAACCAACCAGTCAACTTATGTGCCTCCCTGCACCTCTCACCGTTTAGAAAACTCGGGTGTAATCCCTATGGTTCTGATTGAAGTTCAGAACGGTGAATATTTAGGTGAAGATGACATCGTTCGTTTTCAAGACGATTACTCTCGGACGAATAAAGGCTAA
- the ccsB gene encoding c-type cytochrome biogenesis protein CcsB has product MNLVTLQGWLDNAAFAILFITMLVYWAGVAFPRVSALPTVGTLGMAMANLAIAALLVARWIEGGYFPLSNLYESLFFVAWGLTAVHLVAERMSQSSLVGAVTSPILMGISAFAALSLPDNMQVSEPLVPALKSNWLMMHVSVMLLSYAALMVGALMAIAFLIVTRGQAVELRGSSVGTGGFRDTKLRRQGISADAAVSEAASEAVSVTTEARSASTAVLEKVLVPALASTPAKLAPQRLTLADTLDNISYRIIGLGFPLLTIGIISGAVWANEAWGSYWSWDPKETWALITWLVFAAYLHARITKGWQGRRPAILAASGFLVVWICYLGVNILGKGLHSYGWFF; this is encoded by the coding sequence ATGAATCTTGTAACGCTTCAAGGTTGGCTGGACAACGCTGCTTTTGCCATCCTCTTTATTACAATGCTGGTTTATTGGGCCGGAGTTGCCTTCCCTCGCGTATCGGCTTTGCCTACAGTCGGAACCCTAGGCATGGCGATGGCAAATTTGGCGATCGCAGCACTTCTTGTTGCCCGGTGGATTGAGGGGGGATATTTTCCGCTGAGCAATCTGTATGAGTCTTTGTTTTTTGTTGCTTGGGGGCTTACTGCTGTTCACCTGGTAGCGGAGCGCATGAGCCAAAGTTCCCTAGTTGGCGCGGTAACGTCCCCAATTTTGATGGGTATCAGTGCATTTGCAGCCTTATCCCTTCCTGACAATATGCAGGTTTCAGAACCGCTGGTTCCAGCTTTGAAATCTAACTGGCTGATGATGCACGTCAGCGTCATGTTGTTAAGCTATGCGGCCCTTATGGTAGGCGCCTTGATGGCGATCGCTTTTCTGATTGTGACCCGTGGCCAAGCGGTGGAACTGCGCGGCAGCTCTGTCGGCACCGGGGGATTTCGAGATACGAAGTTGCGCCGCCAAGGCATCTCTGCTGATGCTGCGGTTTCAGAAGCTGCTTCGGAAGCGGTCTCTGTTACGACAGAAGCGCGAAGCGCCAGCACAGCTGTTCTAGAAAAAGTCTTGGTTCCAGCCCTAGCCTCTACCCCTGCCAAACTTGCCCCTCAGCGTTTAACCCTAGCGGACACCCTAGATAACATTAGTTACCGCATTATTGGGCTAGGGTTTCCATTACTGACTATTGGCATTATTTCTGGTGCAGTTTGGGCGAATGAAGCTTGGGGCTCTTACTGGAGTTGGGATCCAAAAGAGACATGGGCATTGATTACCTGGTTAGTATTTGCTGCCTATCTTCATGCCCGCATTACTAAGGGGTGGCAAGGACGACGCCCTGCGATTCTGGCGGCATCAGGGTTCTTAGTCGTTTGGATCTGTTACCTAGGGGTCAATATTCTAGGCAAAGGCTTGCACAGCTATGGCTGGTTTTTCTAG
- a CDS encoding SDR family oxidoreductase, with protein sequence MKALVAGATGETGRRIVRILVAKGIPVKALARDRQKAQEILPSPVEVVTGNVLDRSSLKAAIADCTVLVCATGAQPSFEITGPYQVDYEGTKNLVEVAKAHKIEQFVLVSSLCVSRFFHPLNLFWLVLWWKKQAENYLINSGLTYTIVRPGGLKSDDTDARPLIMAPADTLFEGNVPRLKVAETCVEALTTPTSHNKIVEVVAQETATSKSYPELFAGIS encoded by the coding sequence ATGAAAGCGTTGGTTGCGGGAGCAACAGGGGAAACCGGACGCCGCATTGTTCGTATACTCGTTGCTAAGGGGATTCCGGTGAAAGCGTTGGCACGCGATCGCCAAAAAGCCCAAGAAATTTTGCCGAGCCCTGTTGAGGTGGTTACAGGCAACGTGCTAGACCGCTCTAGTCTCAAAGCGGCCATTGCAGACTGCACAGTCCTTGTCTGCGCTACGGGGGCACAGCCCAGTTTCGAGATCACCGGCCCTTACCAGGTGGACTATGAAGGCACTAAAAATTTGGTAGAGGTTGCTAAAGCGCACAAGATTGAACAGTTTGTTCTGGTGTCTTCACTGTGCGTCTCTCGGTTCTTCCACCCTCTGAATCTCTTCTGGCTAGTATTGTGGTGGAAAAAACAAGCCGAAAACTATCTCATAAACAGCGGGTTGACCTACACTATCGTTCGGCCTGGGGGGCTTAAAAGTGACGACACCGATGCCCGTCCCCTGATCATGGCACCCGCCGATACTTTATTTGAAGGCAATGTTCCTCGCTTGAAGGTGGCTGAAACTTGTGTGGAGGCGCTGACGACCCCTACATCACACAACAAGATCGTTGAAGTGGTCGCTCAAGAGACCGCAACTTCGAAATCTTATCCAGAATTGTTTGCAGGGATTTCATAA
- a CDS encoding DUF1997 domain-containing protein, whose protein sequence is MQTPFTNRQANDLPEQVLGTVSGLIDTSDEKSLPEQVATPRVNSPFLFQGEYAGRMEMSADCQTVARYLDDHRAWFLRCAHPMTADPLGDNGYALTVGHFGALGYDVEPQIGLHLLPQDKGVYRIETLPVPGYVPQGYDVDFKAALALNECSNDQHEVPLTQVDWELHLRVWVYFPRFIKALPKQIIQKTGDHLLSQIVRQVSRCLTHKVQEDFHQSLGLPFPESYGKRSHHFLERFSKRSDV, encoded by the coding sequence ATGCAAACACCCTTTACGAATCGTCAAGCTAATGACCTGCCTGAACAGGTTCTAGGAACTGTGTCTGGGTTGATTGATACCTCTGATGAAAAGAGCTTGCCAGAGCAAGTTGCAACTCCCCGCGTGAACTCACCGTTTCTCTTTCAAGGTGAGTATGCGGGTCGTATGGAGATGTCTGCTGACTGCCAAACCGTAGCCCGTTATCTAGATGATCACAGAGCTTGGTTTTTACGGTGTGCCCATCCAATGACGGCGGACCCTCTGGGCGATAATGGTTATGCTCTGACCGTGGGGCATTTCGGGGCTTTAGGATACGATGTTGAACCTCAGATCGGCTTGCATCTGCTGCCTCAAGATAAGGGTGTTTACCGCATAGAGACGCTGCCGGTGCCTGGCTATGTGCCTCAAGGGTACGACGTAGACTTTAAAGCAGCCCTAGCGCTTAATGAGTGTTCTAACGACCAGCACGAGGTTCCCCTAACGCAGGTAGATTGGGAACTTCATTTGCGAGTTTGGGTTTATTTCCCCCGGTTCATCAAGGCGTTGCCTAAGCAAATCATTCAAAAAACTGGCGATCATCTTTTGAGTCAAATTGTCCGTCAGGTGTCCCGGTGTCTGACCCACAAGGTTCAAGAAGATTTTCATCAGAGCCTCGGGTTGCCTTTCCCAGAAAGTTATGGCAAACGCAGCCATCACTTTTTAGAGCGGTTCTCAAAGCGGTCAGATGTCTAA
- a CDS encoding response regulator yields the protein MSSSTVASSRSRKTCKARMLVVDDEPDNLDLLYRTFRREFEVLRAESGQQALNLLAEHGEVAVIISDQRMPEMKGTEFLSKTVPEFPDTVRIILTGFTDVEDLVDAINAGQVYRYITKPWEPDELKQVVEQAAKTYELLKQRGEAITRSQHQHLFVITMAEIAQTASNIDAALPAMAQAIQGVTRSQGCAVYLVSDGQLGDNVGTAGATHSPLLKTDPLVVKAIAEQTLQFGTHTDPDSGVADASAAVAAKVKAYCVAPVIFRHRVTGIVSLQWEQPQQFSESMQDLIRLAAKQAGLTLNCL from the coding sequence ATGAGTTCATCGACGGTTGCCTCTTCTCGCTCGCGGAAAACTTGTAAGGCTCGCATGCTGGTTGTTGATGATGAACCAGACAACCTTGATTTGCTGTACCGTACATTTCGGCGCGAATTTGAGGTTCTGAGGGCAGAGAGCGGCCAGCAGGCGTTAAATCTTTTGGCAGAGCATGGTGAGGTTGCAGTCATCATTTCTGACCAGCGGATGCCAGAAATGAAAGGAACTGAATTTCTGAGCAAAACGGTGCCTGAGTTTCCAGATACTGTGCGGATTATTCTCACGGGCTTTACGGATGTCGAAGATCTGGTAGATGCGATTAATGCTGGGCAAGTCTATCGGTATATCACCAAGCCTTGGGAGCCTGATGAACTGAAGCAGGTGGTTGAGCAGGCTGCAAAAACCTATGAATTACTGAAGCAACGGGGAGAAGCGATCACGAGATCCCAACACCAACATCTGTTTGTCATCACGATGGCAGAAATTGCTCAAACGGCTAGTAATATCGATGCTGCTTTACCCGCTATGGCACAGGCAATTCAAGGGGTGACTCGGAGCCAAGGGTGCGCGGTGTATTTAGTGAGTGACGGGCAGTTAGGCGATAACGTGGGAACCGCAGGCGCAACCCATAGCCCTCTCTTGAAGACTGATCCGCTAGTGGTCAAAGCGATCGCGGAGCAAACGCTGCAATTCGGCACCCATACGGATCCCGATTCTGGTGTGGCTGATGCATCGGCTGCTGTAGCTGCCAAGGTGAAAGCTTACTGCGTAGCGCCTGTGATTTTTCGACATAGAGTCACTGGAATCGTCTCGCTACAGTGGGAACAGCCACAGCAATTTAGTGAATCAATGCAAGACTTGATTAGATTGGCTGCTAAGCAAGCGGGGCTAACGTTGAACTGTTTGTAG